A single region of the Marmota flaviventris isolate mMarFla1 chromosome 10, mMarFla1.hap1, whole genome shotgun sequence genome encodes:
- the LOC114094087 gene encoding olfactory receptor 2A12-like, with amino-acid sequence MQKLNQSFVSEFILLGFSLDPRTTPLLFSIFLMIYLLIILGNGLITILICLDSHLHTPMYFFIGILSMLDLGYTTTTVPQMLVHLASQEKTISFSSCVAQMYIFLVLGVTESWLFAMMSIDRYVAICHPLRYKVIMSPWLCGVMVIFCGLWGVISALIYTVFAMRLPYCGPNKINHFFCEVPAVLKLACADTSLNDRVDFILGFSVILIPLSLILIIYVNIFFAILKIRSAQGRLKAFSTCASHITVVTMFCVPAMVMYMKPGSKASPEEDKKLALFYNVISAFLNPIIYSLRNKDVKRAFLKVTGWARSQNEFA; translated from the coding sequence ATGCAAAAGCTCAACCAGTCCTTTGTGAGTGAATTCATTCTTCTGGGCTTCTCCCTGGATCCCAGAACCACACCCCTGCTCTTTTCCATCTTTCTGATGATCTACCTGTTGATTATTCTGGGCAACGGCTTGATTACCATCCTCATCTGCCTGGATTCCCACCTTCACACTCCCATGTACTTCTTTATTGGCATTCTTTCCATGTTGGACCTGGGCTATACCACCACGACTGTGCCCCAGATGTTGGTACATCTGGCCAGCCAGGAGAAGACCATCTCTTTTTCTAGCTGTGTGGCTCAGATGTACATTTTCTTGGTGTTAGGTGTCACTGAGTCCTGGCTCTTTGCCATGATGTCTATTGACAggtatgtggccatctgccatcCACTCCGGTACAAGGTCATCATGAGCCCATGGCTATGTGGGGTAATGGTCATTTTCTGTGGACTCTGGGGTGTCATCTCTGCTCTTATCTACACTGTCTTTGCCATGCGCCTGCCCTACTGTGGCCCCAACAAGATtaaccacttcttctgtgaagttcctgCAGTCTTAAAGCTGGCTTGCGCAGATACCTCACTCAATGACCGAGTGGACTTCATCCTTGGTTTTAGTGTCATACTGATCCCACTGTCCCTTATCCTTATCATTTATGTCAACATCTTCTTCGCCATCCTGAAGATCCGTTCAGCACAGGGGAGGCTGAAGGCCTTCTCCACTTGTGCTTCTCATATCACTGTGGTCACCATGTTCTGTGTACCAGCCATGGTCATGTACATGAAGCCTGGCTCTAAGGCCTCCCCAGAAGAGGACAAGAAGCTGGCTCTGTTCTACAATGTCATCTCTGCTTTTCTCAACCCCATCATCTATAGCCTCCGGAATAAGGACGTGAAGAGGGCTTTCCTCAAGGTGACAGGCTGGGCAAGGTCACAGAATGAGTTTGCCTAA